In the Scyliorhinus torazame isolate Kashiwa2021f chromosome 22, sScyTor2.1, whole genome shotgun sequence genome, one interval contains:
- the LOC140399111 gene encoding glutamine synthetase-like: MSVAVSSKLNKAVREQYLKLPQGGKVQATYVWIDGTGECLRSKTKTLDFEPKTVQDIPEWNADGSSTFQSEGSNSDMYLIPAHMFRDPFTLDPNKLVLCEVLKYNRNPAETNLRQTCKEAMDKASSSHPWFGLEQEYTLLGINGHPYGWPENGFPGPQGPYYCGVGADKAFGRDIVEAHYKACFYAGVTISGTNAEVMPSQWEFQVGPCEGIELGDHLWVARYILHRICEDFGVVATFDPKPITGHWNGAGCHANFSTEAMRKEGGIKYIEEAIEKLSKRHQYHISVYDPKRGQDNSRRLTGLHETSSISDFSAGIANRGASIRIPRQVGQDGCGYLEDRRPAANCDPYAVTEALVRTCILNETGN; the protein is encoded by the exons ATGTCAGTGGCTGTAAGTTCCAAGCTGAACAAAGCCGTCCGGGAACAGTACCTTAAACTGCCCCAGGGTGGCAAGGTGCAGGCTACCTACGTGTGGATCGATGGTACAGGAGAATGTCTTCGCAGTAAAACCAAAACTCTGGATTTTGAGCCGAAGACTGTTCAAG ATATCCCGGAGTGGAATGCTGATGGCTCCAGTACCTTTCAATCGGAAGGCTCCAACAGCGACATGTATCTGATTCCGGCCCACATGTTCCGGGATCCTTTCACCCTGGATCCCAACAAGCTTGTGCTCTGCGAAGTTCTCAAATACAATAGGAACCCAGCAG AAACTAACTTGAGACAAACGTGTAAAGAGGCGATGGACAAGGCGAGCTCCTCTCATCCCTGGTTTGGGTTGGAACAAGAATACACTCTATTAGGAATCAATGGACATCCTTATGGCTGGCCTGAAAATGGGTTTCCAGGGCCACAAG GACCCTACTATTGTGGAGTTGGAGCAGATAAAGCTTTTGGTAGAGATATAGTGGAAGCTCACTATAAAGCATGCTTCTATGCTGGAGTGACGATATCGGGAACCAATGCTGAAGTCATGCCATCGCAG TGGGAATTTCAAGTGGGACCATGTGAAGGGATAGAACTGGGAGATCACTTGTGGGTTGCCAGATATATCCTTCATCGCATTTGTGAAGACTTTGGAGTTGTCGCTACATTTGACCCAAAGCCAATAACTGGACATTGGAATGGAGCTGGATGCCATGCTAACTTCAGCACAGAAGCCATGCGGAAGGAAGGCGGAATCAA GTATATTGAAGAAGCGATTGAAAAGCTGAGTAAGAGACACCAATACCACATCAGCGTGTATGATCCAAAACGAGGACAAGATAATTCCAGAAGGCTAACCGGACTGCACGAAACATCAAGCATCTCTGACTTCTCAGCTGGAATAGCAAACCGTGGGGCTAGTATTAGAATTCCCCGGCAGGTTGGACAAGATGGTTGTGGATACTTGGAGGACAGAAGACCAGCTGCAAACTGTGACCCTTATGCTGTCACTGAAGCTCTGGTCAGAACCTGTATCCTAAATGAAACGGGTAATTAG